The window ATGATCCCAGGGGATCGGCAGTTCCCCGGGAGGCAGCGTCTCGGGGCACGCCAACACCTGCGGGAAGGCCTGCACCAGCGCGTCGTCGGCGCGCATCCGCAGCAAGGGAGCCGGCACCCGGCGGCCGTCTTTGGAGCGCGGCAGCGACAGCGAGCGCGTCAGGTTCCAGCGCCAGCGGGTCAGGAACAGAGGTGAAGGAAACAGCGCCTGGGTCAGAAGGTCCTTTGCACTGTCGGGATGGAGATAGTCGAACACCTCCTTGAGCGGGAAGCTGTGATGCGGTCCGAGGGAGATGACGATCGCCTCCTCGTTGGCTGCCGCCTGCAGCTCGAAGCCGAAGCCGCGGCAGAAGCGCTTGCGCAGAGCCAGTCCCCAGGCGCGATTGATGCGGCCTCCAAAGGGGGAGTGGATGACCAGCTGCATCCCCCCCGATTCGTCGAAGAAGCGCTCCAGGATCACCCGGTCACGCGTCGGGACGGCGCCGAGGGCTTTCGCTCCTTCGGTCACATACTCCGAGATCTGCTCCGACGCGCCCTCGCTCAGGCCCGCCTCCTCCTTCAGCCATCGGGAATCCTCCCCGCGCGTGCGCACCAGAGCGACGGCCGAGGAGAGCTCGACGGTGCGCGCCGGCGCCTCGCCCAGCCAGAAGGGAAGGCTCGGTGGCGCACCCTGGGCGTCCGCCACCCGCATGAGGCCCGGCTCGACCTTCAGCACCTTCCAGGAGGTGTTTCCGAGCTGGAAGATGTCGCCGACGGTCGACTCGATGGCGAAGTCCTCGTTGACCGAGCCGATCAGAGTCCCCTCGGGCTCCAGGCGGACCTGGTAGTCGGCCGTGTCGGGAATGGCGCCGCCGCTCATCAGGGCCGTCAGCCGCGCACGCCGGGTCGCCATCAGGCGCCGGCCCACACCGTCCCTGTGCAGCAATGCCAGTCGACCCCTGGAGTGCAGGCGGACGACCGCGTCGAAGTCCTCCCGCGATAGATCGCGATAGGGCCAGGCCCGCGCCATTGCGGCATACAGGTCGTCCTCCTCCCAGCTCTGAGCCACGCATGCGGCGACGACCTGCTGCGCCAGGATGTCGAGCGGACGGCGCGGCTGCGGCGTCCGATCGAGCTCTCCGTGCCGGATCGAGTGCAGCAATGCCGCGGCGCACACCAGCTCATCGCGCGTGAGAGGGAAGATCCTTCCCTTGGGCCGCCGCGCCAGGGCGTGGCCGGAGCGACCGACGCGCTGCAGCAGGGTGGCGATGGAGGGCGTGACGCCCACCTGGATCACCAGGTCCACGTCTCCGATGTCGATTCCCAGCTCCAGCGAAGCGGTGGCCACCAGCGCCCTGAGAGATCCCTCCTTCAGACGGCGCTCGGCGTCGAGCCGCCGCTCGCGCGACAGGCTGCCGTGATGGCTGGTGACCTTCTCCTTGCCCAACCGCTCGGTCAGGCGCGCCGCCACGCGCTCCGCAAGCTTGCGCGTGTTCACGAAGACCAGCGTGGTGCGATGCTCCTGGATGAGCGTGGACATGCGCCGGTAAATCTCGTCCCAGACCTCGTGCGAGCAGACGGTGGCGAGGGGTGATTCCGGGATCTCGACCGCCAGGTCGATCTCGCGGCGGTGCCCGACGTCGACCAGGGCGCATTCACGACCCACCCCCGCCAGGAGACGACCGACTTCCTCGAGCGGCTTCTGGGTGGCGGACAGGCCGATCCGCTGGGGCGGAGCCTCGGCCAGCGCCTCGAGCCGCTCCAGCGACAGCGCCAGGTGCGAGCCGCGCTTGTCGCCGCACAGCGCATGGATCTCGTCCACGATGACGGTGCGCACCGTGCGCAGCATGGCGCGCCCCCCTTCGCTGGTCAGCAGAATGTAGAGCGATTCGGGCGTGGTGACCAGGATGTGCGGCGGCCGCTTCGTCATCGCAGTCCGCTGCGCCGCAGGAGTGTCCCCCGAGCGGACCAGGACCCGGATCTCGGGTAGCGAGGGGTCCTTTTCCCGCAGGGAGCTCAGAGGTCCCTGGAGGTTCAGCTGGATGTCGTTCCCCAGCGCCTTGAGAGGCGAGACGTAGAGGACCTGGGTCGCGTCGGGAAGATCGTCTCCCTGACGAATGAGCGAATCGATCGCCCAGAGGAAAGCCGCCAGGGTCTTGCCGGTGCCGGTCGGAGCGGCGATGAGGACGTGGCCCCCGGCGCGGATGCGCGGCCACCCCTCGATCTGCGGTGGGGACGGGGCGCCGAAACGCTCCGAAAACCAGGCCCCAAGGGCCGGATGGAACTCGTGCAGCATCGCTGCTCCTTGCAAGCGGGAGCTCTCATTATACGGCCCGCGGCGAGACGCAGCCGCATTGGAGGCAGCAGGTTTATCTCGACCGGGAGGCGGGCGCTTGACAACCCGAGGAGGACCTGAGAGGGGGACCGCGACGCTAGCCGCCGCTGATGCTCGTGGCTTCCAGCAGCACGGTGGATCCGGAGCCGCCTGAGGCGAAGAAGCGCAGGTCGTCGGCTACGGCGGCGACGGAGTCGAGCAGGTCGCGGATGTTCCCCGAGATCCCCATTTTCTGGACGGGGCGCGCCATGGCGCCGTTCTCCATCTCCCAGCCGACGGCCCCGAGAGAGAAATCGCCGCTGATCGGGTCGATGGTGTGCAGGCCCATCACTTCCGAGACGTAGACGCCCTGCGCCACCGTCCCCAGGAGCGCCTTGCGGCTCACCCCCGTGGGCTTCAGGACGAGGGTATTGGTCCCGATGTGGGGCGAGGAAAGATAGCCACCGCGCTGCGCATTGCCGGTCCGTGTCGCCTCCATGCGCCGCGCGGTGAAATCGTTGTGCAGGTATCCGGCCAGAAAGCCCTGGTCGATGAGCAGGGTCCTCTGGGTCGGCGTCCCCTCGCCGTCGAAGGGGCCGGTGTTCATGGCTCCCGGCACCCGGCCGTCGTCGATGAGCGAAACGATGGACCGGGCCACCTGCCGGCCCTGCTGACCCTGGAACAGCGACTTGTTCTTCAGGATGTTGTCGGCGTAGAAGGCCGAGGCCAGCGTTCCGAAGATTCCGGACACGACCTCCGGGTCGAGGACCACCTCGGTGCGCCGCGTGGAGATCGGCTCGGCGCCCAGCTTGTTGATCGCCCGCGAGGCCGCCTCGATGCCGATGGCGTCGGGCTCCAGTTCCTGGATGCCGAGGGCGAACCCGGAGGAATAGCCCGTCTGGTTTTCTTCCTTGTCGATGGCCACCAGCTCGATCGAGCCGATCGCGCGGCTCATCGTCAACCCGCTGCGCAGCCCGCCGGTGTTGGCGATCCAGCAGCCTCCCCAGACGTCGGCATAGCGGCTCTCCCTCACCCGCTTGACCTTGGTCGAGAAGCGCAGCGCGCAGCTCTCGATGCGGCGGGCCATGTCCACCTTCTGATCCATCCCGATCTCCGGAAGGCCCGGATCCTCGTTGGGAACGTCGAAGGGGACGCTCTGCGGGACCGGGACCTGCAGGTCGGACTCGGGATCGACGTGGGGGAGGATGGCGACGGCGCGCTGCACCGCCTTGCGCAGACCGTCGGGGCTGGTGTCCGGCGTGAAGGAGAAACCGACGCGCCCCTCCCGGAAGACCCGCAGTCCCGCGCCCCTCTCCTGCTTCGCCTCGACGCTCTCGATGCGCTGGTCGACGACGCTGGCGGAGGATTCCTGCGTGCTCTGGAAATAGACCTCGCCCTCCACGGACGCGTCGCGCAGGATCTCCAGGGCGAGATCCAGGACCTTGTCGTGCTCGCCGTTATTGCGCATGCCGCCCCCTCACTCGGCCGCGGCGACGGTGCCGCCGACGACGATCCGTGGAATGCGCAGGGTCGGCTGCGCGTCCGCCACCGGGACCCGCTGGCCATCCTTGCCGCAGGTCCCCACGCCGAAGCCCAGATCCGAGCCGACGGCGTCGATGCTGCTCAGCACCTCCGGGCCGTTCCCGATGAGAGTGGCGTCGCGAATCGGCTCGGCGATCTTCCCGCCACGGATCATGTAGGCCTCGCCGACGTTGAAGATGAAATTCCCGCTGGCGATGTCCACCTCGCCGCCTCCCATCTGGCACACGAAAATCCCCTCGGCGACTCCCGCCAGGATCTCGGCCGGGTCGCTCGCTCCCGGCAGGATGATGGTGTTGCGCATGCGCGGGATGGGGAGATGGCGATAGCTTTCGCGGCGCCCGTTCCCGGTGGGAGCGTGGCCCAGCTTCGTCGCGGTCCGGCGGCTGTGCAGGTAGGACTTCAGGATGCCGTTCTCGATGAGCAGCACGCGTGAGCTGGGCATCCCTTCGTCGTCCATGCCGGTGGATCCGCGCTTGTTGGGCAGGGTGCCGTCGTCCACCACCGTGATCAGGCTCGAGGCGACCTGCTGGCCGAGCTTGCCGGCGTAAATCGACAGCGACTTCTCGGCGAAATCCCCCTCCAGGCCGTGGCCGCAGGCCTCGTGGACCATGGTGCCGCCGGCTTTCGAGGAGAGGACCACGGTGAAGGTCCCCGCAGGCGCCGGCTTTGCGTCGAGCTGCACCATGGCGATGCGCGCCGCCTCGCGGCCGACCTCTTCCGGCGGATGCTGGTCGAACAGCTCGAATCCCCGGGTCTCGGCCAGGGAGTGGTATCCGGTCCGGATCTGGTCCCCGCGGCGCGCGATGGCCGAGCCGAACAGGGTGGTGTAGACGCGGGTCTCCCGGCTGAAGGCCCCTTCCGAGTTGGCGACGCCGATGTCGAGGACCGAATCGCCGTAGCTGGCGGAGAACTGCGAGATCGTCTCTCCTGCGGAACGCGCAGCCTTCTCGGCGCGGCGCACCAGCTCCACCTTGCGTCCCATCGGCACGCTTTCCGGCAGGACCGATACGGGCGAGACGACCGGGATGTCATGCTTTTTCAGAACCGCCATCCTGCCCGGCGTGGAGCCCTCGACCGCCTCGGCGAGACGGCGGGCTTCCCGCAGCAGGGTCTCGGGCGCGAGGTCGTTGCCGGAGTAGAAGAAGGTGCGATCCTCCGACACCAGGCGCAGGGAGATCCCGGCGTCCTCTCCGGAAACGATTTCCTCCAGCTTCCCGTCGTCGAGCGCGATGCGCGTGTACTGGTTGGTCTGACCGTAGATCTCGGCGAAATCTCCACCGCGCGACAGGAGCGCCTTCAGGATCGCCCCGGCCGAGGCCTCATCCATCCACTTCATGCTCTCTCCTTATCCCGGCGCAGCGTCTCGAAGGCCTGCTGCGCGCGCTTGCGAGTCTGCTCGATCGTCCCGGAGGTGTCGATGACGAGGTGCGCGAACGTCTTCTTTTCCGATGCCGCGCCCTGGGCGGCGATCCTCCTATCCGCCTCCGTCTCCGGGATTCCGTCGCGCGCCACGAGGCGCGCTCTTTGCGTGCGGGCGTCGCATTCGGTCAGGACGATCCGATCGAAATACTGCGCCGCGCCCGCCTCCAGCAGCAGCGCCGCCTGGGTCACCGCGATGCCGCCGGGGTGCTCGAGCAGGTAGCGCCCCGCCCGGCGGCCTGCCTCCGCCAGGATACGGGGATGCAGGATCGTGTTGAGCTTCGAGCGCTCTCCGGCGTCCGCGAAGATTCTCGCCCCGAGTCGCTTGCGGTCGATCCGTCCGTCTGGGGCGACCACCTCCTCGCCGAACGCCTGGACGATCTCGGCGTGCGCGGGCGTCCCGGGCTCCATCAGCTCGTGTCCCACGGAGTCGGCGTCCTGCACGAAGGCGCCGGCCTCGCGGAAGACCTCGGCCACCACCGATTTCCCCGTGGCGATCCCGCCCGTCAGCCCCACTCGAAGCCCGGCGCCTTGGGCTCCGGTGCCGGTGTTCACCGTGCCTCCGTACCGCCGCGCCGGCGCGCCGCCTTCACGGTGTTCTGCAGCAGGCAGGCGATGGTGAGGGGACCGACACCCCCGGGTACGGGGGAGAGCGCCCCGGCCACGGGCCCTGCCCGGCGGGGGTGGACGTCGCCGACCAGGGCGGAGCCTCCGCGGCGGACCGCCTCCGCCTGTTTCGAGGAGGGGCCGAACAATTCCTCAGCCTGGCGCACGTCGGTGATGCGATGGATTCCCACGTCGACGACCACGACCCCGGGTCGCAGGTATTCCTCGGTCACGAACCCCGGCTTCCCCAGCGCCGCCACCAGGATATCGGCATCGCGCGTGGTTTCCGCCAGGTCGCGGGTGCGGGAGTGGCAGATCGTCACGGTGGCGCTGGCGTGCAGGAGCAGAATTGCCATCGGCTTGCCGACGATGTCGCTGCGCCCCAGGACCACGGCGCGCGCCCCTTCGATGGGAATCTCGCAGCGGCGCAGCAGCTCCATGATGCCGCTGGGAGTGCAGGGACGCAGCGAGTCGGACCCTTCCACCATCCTGCCGACATTCTCCGGGTGCAGCCCGTCGACGTCCTTCGCAGGATCGAGAGCGTGCAGGATCCCCGTCTTGTCGGCATCCGCCGGCAGCGGCAGCTGCACCAGAATTCCGTCGACGTCGTCACGGCGGTTCAGGCGCTGAACGGCTTCGAGGGTGCGCCCAGCGTCACGCTCCCCTTCGAAGCGGACCAGCTCCGATTCGATGCCCACCTCGCCGCAAGCCTTGATCTTGTTGCGCACGTAGATCTCGGAGGCGGGATCGGCGCCGGCGAGGACGACCGCCAGCTTCGGGCGGGGCCGGCCGTGCGCCAGCAGCCGCGCGATGTCGGAAGCGACCTCCTGGCGGATCGCCCGCGCCACCGCCTCGCCGTCCAGGAGGCGCGCGGCCATGCTAATTCACCTTCTCGAAATGCCAGGCGAGCCCGGCGCGATGGGTCTCCGCGCCGACCTGGAACGACGAGAAGAGGAGCGCCATCGCCTTGCGTTTCTTGTTCGGGGGCATGGCGTGGAACAAGAGAAGCCGCTCGACCGGCTTCCCGCTCTCCAGGATCAACCCGGAATCGAAGAACTCGTCGC of the Candidatus Polarisedimenticolia bacterium genome contains:
- the folD gene encoding bifunctional methylenetetrahydrofolate dehydrogenase/methenyltetrahydrofolate cyclohydrolase FolD gives rise to the protein MAARLLDGEAVARAIRQEVASDIARLLAHGRPRPKLAVVLAGADPASEIYVRNKIKACGEVGIESELVRFEGERDAGRTLEAVQRLNRRDDVDGILVQLPLPADADKTGILHALDPAKDVDGLHPENVGRMVEGSDSLRPCTPSGIMELLRRCEIPIEGARAVVLGRSDIVGKPMAILLLHASATVTICHSRTRDLAETTRDADILVAALGKPGFVTEEYLRPGVVVVDVGIHRITDVRQAEELFGPSSKQAEAVRRGGSALVGDVHPRRAGPVAGALSPVPGGVGPLTIACLLQNTVKAARRRGGTEAR
- the coaE gene encoding dephospho-CoA kinase (Dephospho-CoA kinase (CoaE) performs the final step in coenzyme A biosynthesis.), producing the protein MNTGTGAQGAGLRVGLTGGIATGKSVVAEVFREAGAFVQDADSVGHELMEPGTPAHAEIVQAFGEEVVAPDGRIDRKRLGARIFADAGERSKLNTILHPRILAEAGRRAGRYLLEHPGGIAVTQAALLLEAGAAQYFDRIVLTECDARTQRARLVARDGIPETEADRRIAAQGAASEKKTFAHLVIDTSGTIEQTRKRAQQAFETLRRDKERA
- a CDS encoding DEAD/DEAH box helicase, with the translated sequence MLHEFHPALGAWFSERFGAPSPPQIEGWPRIRAGGHVLIAAPTGTGKTLAAFLWAIDSLIRQGDDLPDATQVLYVSPLKALGNDIQLNLQGPLSSLREKDPSLPEIRVLVRSGDTPAAQRTAMTKRPPHILVTTPESLYILLTSEGGRAMLRTVRTVIVDEIHALCGDKRGSHLALSLERLEALAEAPPQRIGLSATQKPLEEVGRLLAGVGRECALVDVGHRREIDLAVEIPESPLATVCSHEVWDEIYRRMSTLIQEHRTTLVFVNTRKLAERVAARLTERLGKEKVTSHHGSLSRERRLDAERRLKEGSLRALVATASLELGIDIGDVDLVIQVGVTPSIATLLQRVGRSGHALARRPKGRIFPLTRDELVCAAALLHSIRHGELDRTPQPRRPLDILAQQVVAACVAQSWEEDDLYAAMARAWPYRDLSREDFDAVVRLHSRGRLALLHRDGVGRRLMATRRARLTALMSGGAIPDTADYQVRLEPEGTLIGSVNEDFAIESTVGDIFQLGNTSWKVLKVEPGLMRVADAQGAPPSLPFWLGEAPARTVELSSAVALVRTRGEDSRWLKEEAGLSEGASEQISEYVTEGAKALGAVPTRDRVILERFFDESGGMQLVIHSPFGGRINRAWGLALRKRFCRGFGFELQAAANEEAIVISLGPHHSFPLKEVFDYLHPDSAKDLLTQALFPSPLFLTRWRWNLTRSLSLPRSKDGRRVPAPLLRMRADDALVQAFPQVLACPETLPPGELPIPWDHPIVRQTIEDCLEEAMDADGMVGLLRRLRSGEIEKVAIDTPEPSPFALGVLNAAPYAFLDDAPLEERR
- a CDS encoding TldD/PmbA family protein, which produces MKWMDEASAGAILKALLSRGGDFAEIYGQTNQYTRIALDDGKLEEIVSGEDAGISLRLVSEDRTFFYSGNDLAPETLLREARRLAEAVEGSTPGRMAVLKKHDIPVVSPVSVLPESVPMGRKVELVRRAEKAARSAGETISQFSASYGDSVLDIGVANSEGAFSRETRVYTTLFGSAIARRGDQIRTGYHSLAETRGFELFDQHPPEEVGREAARIAMVQLDAKPAPAGTFTVVLSSKAGGTMVHEACGHGLEGDFAEKSLSIYAGKLGQQVASSLITVVDDGTLPNKRGSTGMDDEGMPSSRVLLIENGILKSYLHSRRTATKLGHAPTGNGRRESYRHLPIPRMRNTIILPGASDPAEILAGVAEGIFVCQMGGGEVDIASGNFIFNVGEAYMIRGGKIAEPIRDATLIGNGPEVLSSIDAVGSDLGFGVGTCGKDGQRVPVADAQPTLRIPRIVVGGTVAAAE
- a CDS encoding TldD/PmbA family protein; the encoded protein is MRNNGEHDKVLDLALEILRDASVEGEVYFQSTQESSASVVDQRIESVEAKQERGAGLRVFREGRVGFSFTPDTSPDGLRKAVQRAVAILPHVDPESDLQVPVPQSVPFDVPNEDPGLPEIGMDQKVDMARRIESCALRFSTKVKRVRESRYADVWGGCWIANTGGLRSGLTMSRAIGSIELVAIDKEENQTGYSSGFALGIQELEPDAIGIEAASRAINKLGAEPISTRRTEVVLDPEVVSGIFGTLASAFYADNILKNKSLFQGQQGRQVARSIVSLIDDGRVPGAMNTGPFDGEGTPTQRTLLIDQGFLAGYLHNDFTARRMEATRTGNAQRGGYLSSPHIGTNTLVLKPTGVSRKALLGTVAQGVYVSEVMGLHTIDPISGDFSLGAVGWEMENGAMARPVQKMGISGNIRDLLDSVAAVADDLRFFASGGSGSTVLLEATSISGG